In Aegilops tauschii subsp. strangulata cultivar AL8/78 chromosome 3, Aet v6.0, whole genome shotgun sequence, one genomic interval encodes:
- the LOC109744543 gene encoding WUSCHEL-related homeobox 7-like, with protein sequence MASPNSRQQQQQHWPSMFRSKHGSQVWQSQPDMTGSPPSLVSGSAAAAGHSFKSPFSSGPDQERNTDTKPRWNPRPEQIRILETLFNSGLINPTRDEIPRIRMRLQEYGPVGDSNVFYWFQNRKSRSKNKLRNAAARAAPVRACAPARQQAAAPYTPPPKQFHPPKPPLFSPVAPTSSSSSSSDRSSGSSKPVKPAATQAMSATAAMDLLSPLAAACHQQMHYQFSLGQPPVSTPAQAPAPTPTLDEFVATDVEPIFLQYPQGHCLSAGELAAILGAQYMPVPAVQQPPVASPAGMLLGLCNDVAIGPTSTGQRSSASAAGVGQYWSGGVDQLGLRKNSDPFLNTSVGKEEAYDDFTKTKLGLPQYGLGVTAAPATSAAAVLRPPASPDSGAVTVASASATAELTSLFATTDAISYNSNLQGPADDVGFAGAAAAAGAGATGVLGRGAAVVCFAGTSAACSVPATHLDVKLYFGDGAVLFRCNGDRAEPLLVDDAGLTVEPLQHGGVYYCVLI encoded by the exons ATGGCGTCGCCAAACAgcaggcagcagcagcagcagcactgGCCGAGCATGTTCCGCTCCAAGCACGGCAGCCAGGTGTGGCAGTCGCAGCCGGACATGACCGGCTCGCCCCCCTCCCTCGTCtccggctccgccgccgccgccggccactCCTTCAAGTCCCCCTTCTCCTCAG GTCCTGATCAGGAGAGGAACACCGACACGAAGCCGCGGTGGAACCCCCGGCCGGAGCAGATCCGGATCCTGGAGACGCTCTTCAACTCCGGCTTGATCAACCCGACGCGCGACGAGATCCCCCGCATCCGCATGCGCCTGCAGGAGTATGGCCCGGTCGGCGACTCCAACGTCTTCTACTGGTTCCAGAACCGCAAGTCCCGCTCCAAGAACAAGCTGCGCAACGCGGCCGCGCGCGCCGCACCCGTCCGGGCCTGCGCCCCGGCACGCCAGCAGGCCGCCGCGCCGTATACGCCACCTCCCAAGCAGTTCCATCCGCCGAAGCCGCCGCTCTTCTCGCCGGTGGCTCCCacgtcttcctcctcttcctcctccgacCGGTCGTCCGGATCCAGCAAACCGGTGAAGCCGGCTGCCACGCAGGCGATGTCCGCGACGGCGGCCATGGACCTGCTCTCGCCGCTTGCCGCGGCGTGCCACCAGCAAATGCACTACCAGTTCAGCCTGGGCCAGCCCCCGGTGTCTACTCCGGCTCAGGCTCCGGCTCCTACGCCAACGTTGGACGAGTTCGTCGCCACCGACGTCGAGCCGATCTTCCTGCAGTACCCACAAGGGCACTGCCTCTCTGCGGGGGAGCTCGCCGCCATCCTGGGCGCACAGTACATGCCAGTGCCTGCCGTGCAGCAGCCACCGGTGGCATCGCCCGCCGGCATGCTCTTGGGGCTCTGCAACGACGTGGCAATAGGTCCCACCAGCACTGGCCAAAGGAGCAGCGCCTCGGCCGCCGGGGTTGGTCAATACTGGTCCGGCGGCGTTGATCAGCTCGGCCTCCGCAAGAACAGTGACCCCTTCTTGAACACCTCCGTTGGCAAAGAAGAGGCGTATGACGACTTCACGAAGACGAAGCTGGGACTGCCACAATACGGCTTAGGCGTCACTGCAGCGCCGGCTACCTCTGCGGCTGCTGTTTTGCGTCCTCCTGCTTCGCCGGATTCCGGCGCCGTCACCGTTGCAAGTGCGTCTGCTACTGCTGAGCTGACCAGTTTATTTGCAACCACTGACGCGATCAGCTACAATAGTAACTTGCAAG gaCCAGCGGATGATGTTGGGTTCGCGGGCGCAGCGGCAGCGGCAGGGGCAGGGGCCACGGGCGTGTTGGGCAGGGGCGCCGCGGTGGTGTGCTTCGCGGGCACCAGCGCCGCGTGCAGCGTCCCGGCCACGCACCTCGACGTCAAGCTCTACTTCGGGGACGGGGCCGTCCTCTTCCGCTGCAACGGCGACCGCGCCGAGCCGCTCCTCGTCGACGACGCCGGCCTCACCGTCGAGCCGCTCCAGCACGGCGGGGTCTACTACTGCGTGCTCATATAG